Genomic segment of Umezawaea sp. Da 62-37:
GTCCATCAAGCTGAAGGCCGCGACCGAGATGGTCGCGACCGCCGTGCGCAACGGTCAGCTGCGCCCCGGCGACACCCTGGTCGAGAGCTCGTCGGGCAACCTCGGCGTCGCGCTCAGCCTGGTGGCCGCGAGCCAGGGCTACGGGTTCCTCTGCGTCACGGACACGCGGTGCACGCTGGGCGCGCGGCAGCTGATGCAGTCGCTCGGCACCCAGGTGCACGTCGTCACCGAGCCGCACCCCGAGGAGGGGCTGCTCGGCGCGCGCATCCGGTTCGTCGAGCGGATGCGCCGCGAGCGGGGCTACGTCTGGCTCAACCAGTACGCCAACCCCGGCAACGCGATGGCGCACTACCTCACCACCGGGCCGGAGATCCTCAAGAGCTTCCCCGAGGTCGAGGTGCTCTTCATCGGAGCGGGCAGCACCGGGACGCTGATGGGCTGCTCGCGGTACTTCCGCGAGAACCGGCCGTCGGTGCGGATCGTGGCGATCGACAGCGTCGGCTCGGTGACCTTCGGGACGCCCGCCGAGCCGCGGATGCTGCCGGGCCTGGGGACCAGCGTGAGACCGCCGCTGCTCGACGAGTCCATGGTGGACGAGGTCGTGCACGTTGCGGAGATCGACACCGTGCGGGCCTGCCGGATGCTGGTGCGCCACGGTTTCCTGTTCGGCGGATCCACCGGAACCGTCATCAGCGGGGCGATGGACTGGCTCGCGCGCAACCGGCCCGACGACGGCCTCTCGGCCGTGGCGATCTCGCCGGACCTGGGTGACCGCTACCTGGACACCATCTACCACGACCAGTGGATCGCCGACATCTACGGCGCCGAAGTGCTGGCGGAGAACGGATCCCGCCTGTCGGCCCCTCCGACGGCCATCTCAAGGAGAAGCTCATGACCGCAGCGGCGAGTCTGCCACTGTCCGCTGGTCAGGCGGAGATCTGGTTCGACGAGAAGTTCCACGGACGCGGTGTCGCGTACAACTCCGCCGGATACCTGGACATCCGGGGTCCGCTGGACGTCGACGCGTTCCGCGCCGCGGCACGGCAGCTGATCGTCGAGGCCGAGTGCACCCGCACCCGGTACGTCGAAGTGGACGGCGCGCCGCGGCAGGTGGTCGAGTCGCTGGCCGAGGTGCCGCTGGTGTCCTTGGAGCTGGGCGAGGCCGCGGCCGTCGAGTGGATGGCCGCCGACCTGGCGAAGCCGTTCACGCTGGACGACTTCCCCATGTTCCGGCTGGCCGTCGTGGAACTGTCCGACGACCGCCACTTCTTCTACATGTGCATCCACCACCTGCTGTGCGACGGGTACAGCCAGGTCGTGTTCTGGCGCAGGCTCGCCGAGATCTACCAGGCGCTGGTCGAGGGCCGCTCGGCCGT
This window contains:
- the sbnA gene encoding 2,3-diaminopropionate biosynthesis protein SbnA — its product is MPVISTPQEFNVDDLYVDLRTLSGHPLYLKCEGFNFAGSIKLKAATEMVATAVRNGQLRPGDTLVESSSGNLGVALSLVAASQGYGFLCVTDTRCTLGARQLMQSLGTQVHVVTEPHPEEGLLGARIRFVERMRRERGYVWLNQYANPGNAMAHYLTTGPEILKSFPEVEVLFIGAGSTGTLMGCSRYFRENRPSVRIVAIDSVGSVTFGTPAEPRMLPGLGTSVRPPLLDESMVDEVVHVAEIDTVRACRMLVRHGFLFGGSTGTVISGAMDWLARNRPDDGLSAVAISPDLGDRYLDTIYHDQWIADIYGAEVLAENGSRLSAPPTAISRRSS